One genomic region from Vanacampus margaritifer isolate UIUO_Vmar chromosome 2, RoL_Vmar_1.0, whole genome shotgun sequence encodes:
- the elfn1a gene encoding protein ELFN1, which yields MTQREARMAGMASSALLWSAAIVYLTYVGQVSGDCWLIEGEKGFVWLAICSQNQPPYEAIPQHINSTIVDLRMNENKIKSIQYSALSRFANLTYLNLTKNEISYIEDGAFSAQFNLQVLQMGFNKLRNLTEGILRGLGKLQYLYLQANLIETVTPNAFWECFNIENIDLSMNRIQQLDGSTFASLTKLTTCELYTNPFNCSCELLGFVKWLSVFPNRTNERMVCDSPSGVSGFSLLSQNPNNPTYRNALHMLTTVCTDDYVTPFFPLPLEPTTPPPDFTLCGLEDCPSGTEPEDIITNNISTTSNEVEANPLMKLKQVSSTGATITVQIPHPYKKMYILVLYNNKFFTDIKTLKQFKEDVDLTNLKRNTNYTYCVVSIRNSLRHNHTCLTITTGPWKGKSRDASNATATHYIMTILGCLFSMVIFLGVIYYCLRRKRQQNEKHKKAGSLKKNIMELKYGPELEGGTISRMSQKQLLTGESMARMPYLPPASEMDQYKFQEISDTPKMMKGSYMEVRSLDHHERRDCDMGIAGNSQGSVAEISTIAKEVDKVNQIINNCIDALKTDSTSYPGVRSGAVSNAEPQLVLISEQPQNKSGLLSPPYKDSYHHSLQRHRSSDASPKRPSTASGMRSPRPYRTESRYIEKTSPTGDTILTVTPAAAILRAEAEKIRQYGNHRHSYPDTQIEELEGPEGIKSPMLEPLSHSRSRDLAYSQLPAQYHNLSYPSSPEYYCKPSHSIWERFKLHRKRHKDDEYMAAGHALRKKVQFAKDEDLHDILDYWKGVSAQHKS from the coding sequence ATGACTCAAAGGGAGGCACGGATGGCTGGCATGGCGAGCAGCGCCCTGCTTTGGTCTGCAGCCATTGTTTATTTGACTTACGTAGGTCAAGTCAGCGGAGACTGCTGGTTAATCGAGGGCGAAAAGGGCTTTGTGTGGCTTGCGATCTGTAGCCAAAATCAACCACCTTACGAGGCCATCCCGCAGCACATTAACAGCACCATTGTGGACCTTCGTATGAATGAAAACAAGATTAAAAGTATTCAGTACTCTGCCCTCAGTCGCTTTGCCAACCTGACCTACCTGAACCTGACCAAGAATGAAATATCCTACATAGAGGACGGGGCCTTTTCCGCTCAATTTAACTTACAAGTTCTTCAAATGGGCTTCAACAAGTTACGCAACTTAACAGAGGGGATCCTCAGGGGTCTTGGAAAGCTGCAGTACCTCTACCTCCAGGCAAACCTGATTGAGACTGTGACACCCAATGCCTTTTGGGAATGCTTCAACATCGAGAACATCGACTTGTCCATGAACCGCATCCAGCAGTTGGACGGCTCCACGTTCGCCAGTCTAACTAAGCTGACCACCTGTGAGCTGTACACAAATCCTTTCAACTGCTCCTGTGAACTGCTTGGTTTTGTCAAGTGGCTCTCGGTTTTTCCCAACAGGACAAACGAGCGGATGGTCTGTGACTCGCCGAGTGGCGTGTCTGGTTTCAGTCTTCTAAGTCAGAACCCAAACAATCCCACCTATCGAAATGCTCTTCACATGCTCACCACCGTGTGCACCGATGACTATGTCACACCATTTTTTCCATTGCCATTGGAACCCACAACACCCCCACCAGACTTTACCCTTTGTGGGCTAGAGGACTGTCCATCAGGAACAGAACCCGAGGACATAATTACCAACAACATCAGTACAACCAGCAATGAAGTGGAAGCCAACCCGCTGATGAAACTGAAGCAAGTGTCGAGTACGGGCGCTACCATCACGGTTCAGATTCCTCACCCGTACAAAAAGATGTACATCCTGGTTCTGTACAACAACAAATTTTTTACAGATATCAAAACCCTGAAACAATTCAAGGAGGACGTTGATCTGACAAACCTCAAACGTAACACAAACTACACATACTGTGTTGTTTCCATTCGGAACTCCCTGAGACACAACCACACTTGTCTGACAATCACCACCGGGCCCTGGAAGGGCAAGTCGAGGGACGCAAGCAACGCAACTGCCACTCATTACATCATGACCATTTTAGGTTGCCTCTTCAGCATGGTCATCTTTCTAGGGGTGATTTATTACTGCTTGCGACGGAAGCGCCAGCAAAACGAAAAGCACAAAAAGGCAGGGAGCCTGAAGAAAAACATAATGGAACTGAAATATGGACCAGAACTGGAGGGTGGAACTATTTCTCGCATGTCCCAGAAACAACTGCTGACTGGGGAGAGCATGGCCCGTATGCCCTACCTACCGCCTGCAAGTGAAATGGATCAGTACAAATTTCAAGAAATAAGCGATACTCCAAAAATGATGAAGGGGAGTTACATGGAGGTGCGAAGTCTGGACCACCACGAACGCAGGGACTGTGACATGGGAATAGCAGGGAATAGCCAGGGCTCTGTGGCTGAGATTTCTACCATTGCAAAGGAGGTTGATAAAGTCAACCAGATCATTAACAACTGCATTGATGCTCTCAAGACAGACTCCACTTCTTATCCAGGGGTAAGATCTGGAGCCGTGTCCAATGCAGAGCCCCAGTTGGTGCTCATATCTGAGCAGCCACAGAATAAATCGGGTCTCCTGTCCCCTCCATACAAGGACAGCTACCACCATTCTCTGCAGAGACATCGGTCCTCGGACGCCTCGCCAAAAAGGCCCAGCACAGCCTCAGGAATGCGAAGCCCCCGGCCTTACCGTACCGAATCCAGGTACATTGAGAAAACCTCCCCGACGGGGGACACCATCCTCACGGTGACACCCGCCGCCGCCATCCTGAGGGCCGAGGCCGAGAAGATCCGTCAGTACGGCAACCACCGCCACTCCTATCCCGACACTCAGATCGAGGAGCTGGAGGGACCGGAAGGCATCAAGTCGCCAATGCTGGAGCCTCTCTCACACTCCCGTTCCAGAGACTTGGCTTATTCTCAGCTGCCAGCTCAGTACCACAACCTAAGCTACCCTTCCAGTCCAGAGTACTACTGCAAACCTTCACACAGCATCTGGGAGCGATTCAAACTCCACCGAAAGCGGCACAAAGATGACGAATACATGGCGGCGGGCCACGCACTCCGTAAGAAGGTGCAGTTTGCCAAGGATGAGGACCTGCATGATATTTTGGACTACTGGAAAGGCGTGTCAGCGCAGCATAAATCATAA